Proteins from one Mesotoga infera genomic window:
- a CDS encoding glycine--tRNA ligase subunit alpha, with the protein MYLQNVIANLNNYWSSMGCIIDQPYDVEMGAGTFHPSTFLRSLGKKPWKVAFIQPSRRPTDGRYGENPMRVQRYFQYQVIIKPNPENSQELYLGSLQALGINPVEHDIRFVEDNWESPTLGAWGVGWEVWLDGMEVTQFTYFQQIGGIDVDLVSLEITYGLERITMYLQKKDNIFDIDWNGEFKYGDVFLENEKEFSAYNFDVADTAKLFDFYRMYRDEFDLCLKSGLIRPSYDYMIKCSHAFNLLDARNAISVSQRQSYIKSIREMARSVAQAYVDREGESDA; encoded by the coding sequence ATGTACCTACAGAACGTAATAGCTAACCTCAACAACTACTGGTCATCCATGGGATGCATCATAGATCAGCCTTACGACGTTGAGATGGGTGCGGGGACCTTTCATCCATCCACCTTCTTGAGATCTCTGGGCAAGAAGCCGTGGAAGGTGGCCTTCATTCAACCAAGCAGACGACCAACAGATGGCCGTTACGGTGAAAACCCTATGAGAGTTCAGCGCTACTTCCAGTATCAGGTGATAATCAAGCCAAATCCCGAGAATTCACAGGAGTTATACCTAGGATCTCTGCAAGCGTTGGGCATAAATCCCGTCGAGCACGATATTCGATTCGTGGAAGACAACTGGGAGTCACCCACACTCGGTGCCTGGGGAGTTGGTTGGGAGGTCTGGCTAGATGGAATGGAAGTGACCCAATTCACTTACTTCCAGCAGATTGGTGGTATCGACGTCGATCTGGTCTCCCTGGAAATAACCTACGGACTTGAAAGGATAACCATGTACCTACAAAAGAAAGATAACATATTCGATATAGATTGGAATGGAGAATTCAAATACGGCGATGTCTTTCTGGAGAACGAGAAAGAGTTTTCAGCCTACAACTTCGATGTGGCAGATACCGCAAAACTCTTCGATTTCTACAGAATGTACCGCGACGAATTCGATCTCTGTTTGAAGAGCGGATTAATCAGACCTTCTTACGACTATATGATCAAATGCTCCCATGCTTTCAACCTTCTAGATGCGAGAAACGCCATAAGCGTCTCTCAGAGGCAGAGTTATATCAAATCTATAAGGGAGATGGCCCGGTCGGTGGCGCAGGCTTACGTTGACAGGGAGGGTGAGAGCGATGCATAA
- the glyS gene encoding glycine--tRNA ligase subunit beta — protein MHKQKALLEIGVEELPSSEVSAIRNQLREKIEKSLQATRLDYDGLKVFTASRRFGLYIDGLSPKQPDYLEEKKGPSEKIAYKDGEPSRALIGFLKSNGAGIEDITVKDGYVYIERNIPGKSSLEILPGIFRQAVLSLEFKKPMRWGDGTYRFVRPVKWVVSMIDKTVLEMELFGKKASDTTKGHRFYFDEIRVSPEDYFEKLREALVIADGSERERRVLSEIEKTGELLQGKIPIDGELLEEVVSLTEYPTAVVGRFMEKYLSLPPEVIIVTIKHHQRTFPVYREGVLTNNFVAFQDGPGDPLGNIKQGYEDVINARLEDAFFYYEKDLEKPLESYVPGLEEILFQKGLGSFMDKSKRTAALALEIGKLLKAKGGELENIERTALLGKADQVTRVVQEFPEVQGVMGRIYAEKSGESEEVALGIEEHYHDQKVPTTLSGAVVGVADRIDTVVGNFTIGNVPSASKDPYALRRKMAFIFRTMNYLGWKIDLEGLLKTSAGILGGQAFDTLQSVASFCRSRYESYLLEQGFSINVTRAVSDWWRLPYLGERAAKAITEYIEKAEFTDLLIAYQRVHNISKNHDSDAFEGSKFMEQAERDLFNKYLECLESVNSALEKDDFEKALHLLTGLKSSIDRYFDDVFVMDNQEDIRLNRLGFLKSLDGLFLKVGDLSLLLEEERK, from the coding sequence ATGCATAAGCAAAAAGCGTTGCTTGAAATTGGAGTCGAAGAGCTCCCCTCTAGTGAAGTATCGGCGATAAGAAACCAACTAAGAGAGAAAATCGAGAAGAGCTTACAGGCTACTAGATTGGACTACGATGGACTCAAAGTCTTCACGGCCAGCAGAAGATTCGGATTGTACATCGACGGGCTCTCTCCAAAGCAACCCGATTACCTCGAAGAGAAGAAAGGTCCGTCGGAGAAGATAGCTTACAAAGATGGAGAGCCTTCCAGAGCCTTGATAGGCTTTCTCAAAAGCAACGGTGCAGGAATTGAAGATATAACCGTTAAAGACGGTTATGTTTATATAGAAAGGAATATACCGGGAAAATCGTCGCTGGAGATTCTGCCCGGTATATTCAGGCAGGCAGTTCTGTCGCTTGAGTTCAAAAAGCCTATGCGCTGGGGTGATGGAACGTACAGATTCGTCAGGCCCGTGAAATGGGTCGTATCCATGATAGACAAAACCGTTCTCGAGATGGAGCTCTTCGGAAAAAAAGCCTCCGATACGACTAAAGGCCACAGATTCTATTTTGATGAAATACGCGTCTCTCCCGAGGATTACTTTGAAAAATTGAGAGAGGCGCTTGTTATCGCTGACGGTTCGGAACGGGAGAGACGCGTCCTTTCGGAGATAGAGAAAACCGGAGAGCTCCTCCAGGGAAAGATACCTATCGACGGAGAGTTGCTCGAAGAAGTGGTCTCCCTCACAGAGTATCCAACGGCCGTTGTTGGACGTTTCATGGAGAAGTATCTGTCACTACCGCCAGAGGTGATAATCGTCACGATAAAGCATCACCAGAGGACCTTCCCCGTGTACAGAGAAGGGGTGTTGACCAATAATTTCGTTGCATTCCAGGACGGCCCGGGAGACCCTCTCGGGAATATCAAGCAAGGCTACGAAGACGTTATAAACGCACGACTCGAAGACGCCTTCTTCTATTACGAGAAGGATCTCGAGAAACCTCTGGAAAGCTACGTGCCTGGTCTGGAAGAAATACTCTTTCAGAAAGGTCTCGGCTCGTTCATGGATAAATCGAAGAGAACGGCGGCGTTGGCACTCGAAATCGGAAAGCTTCTCAAGGCCAAGGGTGGAGAGCTGGAAAATATCGAAAGAACTGCTCTTCTGGGCAAGGCCGATCAGGTTACACGGGTTGTCCAGGAATTCCCGGAAGTCCAGGGAGTCATGGGAAGGATATACGCCGAAAAATCCGGTGAGAGCGAAGAGGTGGCTCTCGGGATCGAAGAACACTATCATGACCAGAAAGTTCCCACGACCCTCAGTGGCGCAGTCGTGGGCGTTGCAGACAGGATAGATACAGTCGTCGGAAACTTCACGATCGGCAATGTTCCTTCGGCCTCGAAGGATCCCTATGCATTGAGGCGAAAGATGGCTTTTATATTCAGGACTATGAATTACCTGGGATGGAAGATCGATCTTGAAGGGCTTTTAAAGACGAGCGCCGGTATCCTCGGCGGTCAGGCGTTCGATACTTTGCAGTCTGTAGCCTCCTTCTGTCGTTCCCGGTATGAATCATACCTTCTCGAACAGGGTTTCTCGATCAACGTTACCAGGGCAGTCAGCGACTGGTGGAGACTCCCTTATCTGGGCGAGAGAGCCGCGAAAGCTATAACCGAATACATTGAAAAGGCTGAATTCACGGACCTTCTGATCGCTTACCAGAGGGTTCACAATATAAGTAAGAACCACGATTCCGACGCGTTCGAAGGCTCGAAGTTCATGGAACAGGCCGAGAGAGATCTCTTCAACAAATACCTCGAATGTTTAGAGAGTGTCAATTCGGCCCTTGAAAAAGACGATTTCGAAAAAGCGCTTCATCTCCTCACAGGATTGAAATCATCGATAGACAGGTACTTCGACGATGTCTTCGTTATGGATAACCAGGAAGATATAAGGCTGAACAGGCTAGGCTTCCTCAAATCGCTAGATGGGCTCTTCCTGAAAGTAGGGGATCTCTCCCTGCTTCTGGAAGAAGAGAGAAAATGA
- the era gene encoding GTPase Era, producing MSEIFKSGIVALVGKPNVGKSSLINRIIGEKIAIVSDKPQTTRNRIGGIYTTEHGQIVFYDTPGIHKPLHKLGQYILKVATSSLLGVDLLLVMVDPTDGLRESDRLVATHVNGSRVPVFLVINKIDAYSDGKLLHNFSENASRLFENVLERFYISAEKGTGVDSMIEAIFKFLPSGKLLFPEDYITDRSSRFMASEIVREKVLLHTHQEIPHSVGVSVQEFKDEGELLRIRADIVVERNSQKPIILGKGGSMIKLIGSDARRDMEYIFDQKVFLDLFVKVREKWRDKDSMIQEFTNLKDELS from the coding sequence ATGAGCGAAATCTTCAAATCCGGGATAGTCGCCCTCGTTGGAAAGCCTAACGTTGGCAAGTCATCGCTCATTAACCGAATAATCGGTGAAAAGATAGCCATAGTTTCCGATAAGCCGCAGACTACCAGAAACCGCATCGGTGGTATCTACACGACCGAACACGGTCAGATAGTTTTCTACGACACTCCCGGAATACACAAGCCTCTACACAAACTCGGCCAGTACATACTGAAAGTTGCGACCTCCTCTCTGTTGGGCGTCGATCTTCTGCTGGTTATGGTCGATCCCACCGACGGACTCAGGGAATCTGACAGACTGGTAGCCACCCACGTCAATGGAAGCCGCGTCCCGGTTTTTCTGGTGATAAACAAAATAGATGCTTACAGTGACGGAAAACTCCTGCATAACTTCTCGGAAAACGCTTCCCGTCTTTTCGAGAATGTTCTGGAACGCTTTTATATCTCCGCTGAAAAGGGTACTGGTGTCGATTCAATGATAGAGGCCATTTTCAAATTTCTTCCTTCTGGAAAGCTCCTCTTTCCCGAAGATTACATAACCGATCGTTCCTCAAGATTCATGGCTTCGGAAATCGTCAGGGAGAAAGTCCTCCTGCATACTCACCAGGAAATCCCACATTCGGTCGGAGTCTCAGTTCAAGAGTTCAAGGATGAGGGCGAATTGTTGAGGATAAGGGCCGATATCGTTGTGGAGAGGAACAGCCAGAAACCCATAATACTCGGCAAAGGCGGTTCTATGATAAAACTCATTGGTAGCGACGCCCGAAGGGACATGGAGTACATCTTCGATCAGAAAGTCTTTCTCGATCTCTTCGTGAAAGTCAGAGAAAAGTGGAGAGATAAGGATTCAATGATACAGGAGTTCACCAATCTGAAAGACGAACTCAGTTGA
- a CDS encoding MFS transporter: MKKSRARIVLFLMLFMMVFLNADQMVMSPNIGEIEAEFAITKADIGLIQGSFTIVGALVSLAWGFLADKYNRKLLLLLSVLVGEIPCFLSAFVQSFPQLFITRALTGIGVGALFPVVFSFAGDTFKESHRPKVNAFLSTAISLGAIVGMVIAGFTGSTLGWRIPFIIVSLPNIFLALAFYFLAEEPRRGAAEVAVGDLVDKGYSYTGRVKLSDYLNLFRVRTNLVLFIQGILGTIPWGAIPYYLVNYFETYKNLSKESATLIFIFFGVGNVLGIFLGGLLGGLLYKRKPSYMPLFSGGMTIAGTFVALGALNFPPVEGTGGFFTLGILGMVAAATASMTGPNMKTMLMNVNEPESRGRIFSVFNLTDSLGTGFGQFFAGTLATAVGSLGVAMNASALFWLPCGLVLLVAALTFPRDIARLHTRMQEVAKTMESCK, encoded by the coding sequence ATGAAAAAGAGCCGTGCAAGGATTGTACTTTTTCTCATGCTCTTCATGATGGTTTTTCTCAATGCGGATCAAATGGTAATGTCTCCGAACATCGGAGAAATAGAGGCCGAATTCGCTATAACCAAGGCAGATATCGGTCTGATTCAGGGATCTTTCACGATCGTGGGCGCCCTGGTCTCGCTGGCCTGGGGTTTTCTGGCCGATAAGTACAATAGGAAGCTTCTATTGTTGCTGAGCGTGCTGGTCGGAGAGATACCCTGTTTCCTCTCGGCCTTCGTCCAGAGCTTTCCACAGTTGTTCATAACCAGAGCCTTGACTGGAATCGGCGTTGGGGCACTCTTTCCGGTAGTTTTCTCCTTTGCGGGAGATACTTTTAAAGAATCGCACAGGCCAAAGGTCAACGCCTTTCTTTCGACAGCCATATCGCTCGGGGCAATAGTGGGAATGGTTATAGCCGGCTTCACCGGTTCAACGCTGGGATGGCGCATTCCATTCATAATCGTCTCTCTTCCCAACATCTTTCTGGCCTTGGCCTTCTACTTCCTGGCCGAGGAACCCAGGAGAGGCGCCGCCGAGGTGGCCGTTGGAGATCTGGTAGATAAAGGTTACAGCTACACCGGCAGGGTGAAGCTCTCCGATTATCTCAACCTCTTCAGAGTCAGGACCAATCTGGTGCTCTTCATACAGGGAATACTGGGTACTATTCCCTGGGGTGCTATCCCTTATTATCTGGTCAACTACTTCGAGACCTACAAAAACCTTTCGAAGGAATCGGCCACTCTTATCTTCATTTTTTTCGGCGTGGGGAACGTTCTCGGGATCTTTCTGGGCGGTCTGCTCGGAGGTTTGCTTTACAAAAGGAAGCCTTCCTACATGCCTCTTTTCAGCGGCGGTATGACTATCGCAGGAACATTTGTTGCCCTTGGTGCCCTGAACTTCCCGCCGGTTGAAGGTACAGGTGGTTTTTTCACACTTGGAATTCTTGGGATGGTTGCGGCAGCGACGGCCTCGATGACCGGTCCAAATATGAAAACCATGCTTATGAACGTTAACGAGCCGGAAAGCAGGGGCAGGATCTTCTCGGTTTTCAACCTCACCGATTCTCTGGGCACGGGGTTCGGTCAGTTCTTCGCTGGCACTCTCGCCACCGCCGTCGGCTCTCTGGGCGTAGCCATGAACGCTTCGGCGCTCTTCTGGTTGCCCTGCGGGCTCGTTCTTCTCGTCGCCGCGTTGACCTTCCCGCGAGACATCGCCAGGCTACATACGAGGATGCAGGAAGTGGCGAAAACAATGGAAAGTTGTAAATGA
- a CDS encoding BaiN/RdsA family NAD(P)/FAD-dependent oxidoreductase, which yields MRNILVIGAGPAGLFTAISCTTEGRNVTVLDKNDSPGKKLLMTGSGQCNLTNLKAPKQMLKHYFGIEAERFLKPALMAFDSSRLIEFFQKRGLKMTVRDDGKVFPATLSARDVLEVLLAECEKQGITVECNCRVTSVDRKDDGTFLVKTPGRDFQANYLAITTGGRSYPYTGSSGDGYLFAQKMGHTIQEPRPALSAVYIDDFPLSDLSGISIKQAKVSLWRNGGKIAERREDLLLTHTGLSGPAILHLSREILPGDTLLINLAGWKREDADRLLLERLTINGKKNVKNILADLDLPERLIEKLVELSGAAARTGAEIKKQERKKLERLLTSLEMKVSKTGDFLTAMMTRGGISITEVNSRSMESRLVPNLFFAGEVLDFDGETGGYNLQAAFSTGYLAGISIRAKSGRP from the coding sequence TTGAGGAATATATTGGTTATAGGTGCCGGTCCGGCCGGCCTTTTCACTGCCATAAGCTGTACGACCGAGGGGAGAAACGTCACCGTACTCGATAAAAACGACTCGCCCGGCAAAAAGCTTCTGATGACGGGTTCGGGACAATGCAACCTCACAAACTTGAAGGCCCCGAAGCAAATGCTGAAGCATTACTTCGGGATCGAAGCAGAAAGGTTTCTCAAGCCAGCCCTTATGGCTTTTGACAGTTCCAGACTGATCGAGTTCTTTCAGAAGAGGGGGCTGAAGATGACCGTGAGAGACGACGGAAAAGTCTTTCCTGCAACACTTAGCGCCAGGGATGTACTTGAAGTACTTCTGGCCGAGTGTGAAAAGCAAGGGATAACCGTCGAATGCAACTGTCGGGTTACATCCGTCGATAGGAAAGACGACGGAACCTTTCTTGTCAAGACTCCGGGGAGAGATTTTCAGGCCAACTACCTGGCCATAACGACCGGTGGCAGGAGCTATCCCTACACCGGTTCGTCGGGGGATGGTTACCTCTTCGCGCAAAAGATGGGACACACTATTCAAGAGCCAAGGCCGGCACTTTCAGCCGTATATATAGACGACTTTCCCTTATCAGACCTCTCGGGAATCTCCATAAAGCAGGCCAAAGTCTCTCTCTGGAGGAACGGGGGCAAGATAGCCGAAAGAAGAGAGGATCTCCTGCTGACCCATACGGGACTATCCGGCCCAGCGATCTTGCATCTCTCCAGAGAGATACTCCCGGGAGACACTCTGCTTATCAACCTCGCCGGTTGGAAGAGGGAAGATGCGGACAGGCTTCTTTTGGAGAGATTGACCATCAATGGCAAGAAGAACGTCAAGAATATCTTGGCCGATCTGGATCTGCCGGAGAGGTTGATCGAAAAGCTTGTGGAACTCTCCGGTGCAGCGGCGAGAACGGGAGCTGAGATAAAAAAGCAGGAAAGGAAGAAACTGGAGAGGCTTCTCACAAGTCTCGAGATGAAAGTTTCCAAAACCGGGGACTTTCTCACCGCCATGATGACGAGAGGGGGTATTTCAATCACGGAGGTTAACTCCAGGAGCATGGAATCGCGTCTGGTTCCCAATCTCTTCTTCGCCGGCGAGGTTCTTGACTTCGACGGAGAGACGGGCGGATACAATCTCCAGGCGGCTTTCTCGACGGGTTATCTGGCCGGAATCTCGATTCGAGCAAAATCGGGAAGGCCTTGA
- the murJ gene encoding murein biosynthesis integral membrane protein MurJ gives MRKISRSSSVAVGTLAILTFSIISKGMGFFREMLIAGLFGTSGNLDAVFIAMTPATTLSSIVAGALASIFVPIYHSIKREDALRSKRYAGTVFMVGSLIFLSMGIIFLLIPDLVIKLFAPGFSDETIAYASRKLRFLSIYPLVGGLENLLGTLLKASRRFIQFGISQLIFNVVAIPVILFTYPFLSEASYILAWIVGNALTVLLYALQSRDLFVLKLDRGTRIIETLTLSLPLILSGSLSLINGMVDKAFVSLLPPGRVSSLQYAHTLLGLITFIVTAFLMTSYTELSEFVVSGEHEKTRERLRKTVTSSLNIALPLAVWVISMAEPLVRFIYQRGEFDADSTKLVSMALIGYGALIVISPVSHTCSSYFIARKKLRFITLISFISIMLNVLFDWLLLEPLGHAGIAASTSLVSLNSTVIYNLLMKKEGMKFMPFRRILLLLICAVALYLFVFVLKYFSTTLLWLLLGNAVFFAFFLFSARSEIIAGLSRIRSIRRS, from the coding sequence ATGCGAAAAATATCGAGATCCAGCTCGGTTGCCGTCGGGACGCTGGCCATATTAACATTCTCAATCATATCTAAGGGAATGGGCTTTTTCAGAGAGATGCTCATAGCCGGTCTTTTCGGAACTTCCGGCAATCTCGACGCAGTATTCATCGCCATGACGCCCGCCACCACTCTCTCCAGCATAGTCGCCGGAGCTCTAGCCTCGATCTTCGTACCTATCTATCACTCTATAAAGAGAGAAGATGCCCTCCGTTCGAAAAGATACGCCGGTACTGTGTTTATGGTGGGAAGTCTTATTTTCCTCTCCATGGGCATTATTTTTTTGCTGATACCCGATCTGGTGATAAAGCTCTTCGCTCCTGGTTTTTCCGACGAAACCATTGCCTATGCCTCTAGAAAGCTGAGATTTCTCTCGATATATCCATTAGTAGGTGGACTGGAGAACCTTCTGGGAACTCTTTTGAAGGCCAGCAGGAGGTTCATACAGTTCGGCATCTCCCAGCTGATCTTCAACGTTGTGGCCATACCGGTTATCCTCTTCACCTACCCCTTTCTCTCGGAAGCCTCGTATATACTGGCTTGGATCGTCGGAAACGCTCTGACGGTTTTGCTCTACGCTCTACAATCGCGTGACCTTTTCGTGTTGAAATTGGATAGGGGGACAAGAATAATCGAGACGCTCACCCTTTCTCTGCCTTTGATTCTATCGGGAAGTCTGAGTCTGATAAATGGAATGGTCGATAAAGCCTTCGTGTCTCTGCTTCCACCCGGGAGGGTCTCCTCTCTCCAGTACGCACACACACTTCTGGGATTGATCACGTTCATCGTGACGGCCTTTTTGATGACTTCCTACACAGAGCTCTCCGAATTCGTCGTATCCGGAGAGCACGAAAAGACACGCGAAAGACTTCGAAAAACCGTCACAAGTTCGCTAAACATCGCCCTACCTCTCGCGGTATGGGTGATATCCATGGCCGAACCTCTAGTGAGATTCATATACCAGCGTGGAGAATTCGACGCCGATTCGACGAAGCTCGTCAGCATGGCCTTGATAGGTTACGGCGCACTCATAGTTATTTCGCCCGTATCGCATACTTGTTCTAGCTACTTCATAGCTCGAAAAAAACTTCGCTTCATAACCCTTATATCCTTCATATCCATAATGCTCAATGTTCTCTTCGACTGGTTACTGTTAGAGCCTCTCGGCCACGCAGGCATAGCCGCCAGCACCTCGTTAGTTTCACTGAATTCGACCGTGATTTACAATCTCCTCATGAAAAAGGAGGGAATGAAATTCATGCCCTTCAGGAGGATCTTACTGCTTTTGATTTGTGCTGTGGCTCTCTATCTTTTTGTTTTCGTCTTGAAGTATTTTTCTACCACCCTGCTATGGCTACTGCTGGGGAACGCAGTTTTCTTCGCGTTCTTCCTGTTCAGCGCGCGGAGTGAGATTATCGCCGGTCTTTCCCGGATACGCTCGATAAGACGTTCATGA
- a CDS encoding MGMT family protein yields MMMDEKEISIYKRIYETVKMIPSGKVATYGQIARMVGGCTALMVGYAMAGVSDLEVPWQRVINSKGRISIRDHAGYSLQKAILEREGVEFDESDTVDLSVYGWHGPELYLF; encoded by the coding sequence ATGATGATGGACGAGAAAGAGATATCAATTTACAAAAGGATCTATGAAACAGTCAAAATGATACCTTCCGGTAAAGTTGCCACTTATGGACAGATAGCCAGGATGGTCGGGGGGTGTACAGCCCTAATGGTGGGATACGCAATGGCTGGAGTGAGCGACCTCGAAGTCCCCTGGCAACGTGTGATAAACTCCAAAGGCAGGATCAGCATACGCGATCATGCCGGTTACTCTCTTCAGAAAGCTATCCTGGAACGCGAAGGCGTCGAGTTCGACGAGAGTGACACGGTCGATCTTTCCGTTTATGGCTGGCATGGACCGGAGCTCTATCTTTTTTGA
- a CDS encoding 2-oxoacid:acceptor oxidoreductase family protein codes for MKEHLLVAAGFGGQGVMLLGQVIATAGMFDGKYTTWLPSYGPEMRGGTANCTVVINDEPIGSPITESPNELIVMNIPSLIKFEKQIQPGGVMIINTSVVDRESTRKDIEIVKIDAGAVAERLGNMKVANMVVLGAYIAKTGSVTLEGVRKAFEKKLTGEKATLIELNIQAVKAGMEAVEQ; via the coding sequence ATGAAAGAACATCTTCTAGTGGCTGCCGGATTCGGAGGACAGGGAGTGATGCTCCTGGGTCAGGTCATAGCGACGGCAGGCATGTTTGATGGAAAGTACACCACATGGCTCCCCTCCTACGGGCCCGAGATGAGGGGAGGGACAGCCAACTGCACGGTAGTAATAAACGATGAACCGATAGGTTCTCCGATAACCGAGAGTCCCAACGAGCTGATCGTGATGAATATCCCCTCGTTGATAAAGTTCGAGAAGCAGATACAGCCCGGTGGAGTTATGATAATCAACACCTCGGTTGTGGACAGAGAGTCCACGAGAAAAGACATAGAAATCGTCAAGATCGACGCCGGTGCAGTGGCAGAAAGGCTTGGAAACATGAAAGTGGCCAATATGGTGGTTCTTGGGGCCTATATCGCAAAGACCGGCTCCGTTACGCTCGAAGGTGTGAGAAAGGCCTTTGAGAAGAAACTCACGGGCGAGAAAGCGACCCTCATAGAACTCAACATCCAGGCGGTAAAGGCCGGAATGGAAGCCGTAGAGCAGTAA
- a CDS encoding thiamine pyrophosphate-dependent enzyme — translation MIEATYKRPESLAKREFSYCPGCHHGIIHRLVAETIDELNIREKTLMVAPVGCSVFAYEFFDVDGTVAPHGRAPAVATGMKRSLSDRVVFTYQGDGDLAAIGTAEIIHAANRGEKITTIFVNNAIYGMTGGQMAPTTLLGMKTTTSPYGRKSETEGFPLHVSELLKETAGIIYLERVAVSSPQEVRKAKAAIKKAFTVQLRGLGFAMVEVLSTCPTNWGLSPVESIKWLNENMKKEYPLGVFVDKVGDLK, via the coding sequence ATGATTGAAGCGACTTACAAAAGACCGGAATCGCTTGCAAAAAGGGAATTTTCATACTGTCCGGGATGCCATCACGGTATAATACACCGCCTTGTAGCCGAGACAATAGACGAGTTGAACATAAGAGAAAAGACGTTGATGGTCGCACCTGTGGGCTGCTCAGTCTTCGCCTACGAGTTCTTCGACGTTGACGGTACAGTTGCGCCGCACGGAAGGGCACCGGCCGTTGCCACCGGGATGAAACGCTCGTTGTCCGATAGAGTGGTCTTCACCTACCAGGGCGACGGTGACCTTGCGGCCATCGGAACGGCCGAAATAATTCACGCCGCCAACAGGGGAGAGAAGATAACGACCATCTTCGTAAATAATGCGATCTACGGAATGACCGGTGGCCAGATGGCTCCCACCACTCTGCTAGGGATGAAGACCACTACTTCCCCTTACGGGAGAAAATCCGAAACCGAAGGCTTCCCGCTACACGTATCGGAGTTGCTAAAGGAGACAGCCGGAATAATATATCTCGAAAGAGTCGCGGTTAGCTCTCCACAGGAAGTGCGAAAGGCAAAAGCAGCAATAAAGAAGGCTTTCACGGTTCAGTTGAGGGGTCTGGGCTTCGCGATGGTCGAGGTGCTTTCCACCTGTCCGACGAACTGGGGGTTGAGTCCGGTCGAATCGATAAAGTGGTTGAACGAAAACATGAAAAAGGAATACCCTCTCGGTGTTTTTGTCGATAAGGTCGGTGATCTGAAATGA